In Ipomoea triloba cultivar NCNSP0323 chromosome 15, ASM357664v1, one genomic interval encodes:
- the LOC116005943 gene encoding putative late blight resistance protein homolog R1C-3, whose protein sequence is MAFDAVTSLIEIVEAAKQDIMEPNLHFLHETIELLSYNLHFLQAFLVECETKMNDGDTTARRLYTIVRADVARIYEMYQIYWGDYWRGNINAAVVKPREDIHHRLKRIVRDIEDVKDRILEEERRAGFDRDIEKIVNRLCYSFFMGSVFTILNNSNVDKFRKYVLKLQVMPLVGKGGIGKTTLAKRVYGHPITIASFHIRAWVVVSKVHNLKEMLIGLLRCISPITSEIYNIDEAQIAEQLSTSLMGQKYLIFLDDIWTTAVWDAIQGYFPENFNGSRILELLSRKVFGQSQYVPRKYKQIGERIVLRCGGLPLVIVLISGILATAKGSLEIWKDVARTLDQVYTFDHKEIFSKIVSLSYKYLPNHLKACFQYFGVFPEDSDIPVKKLINLWVAEGFLKPHNHISLEEVGESYLHDLINRSLVQINELSIDGKVKSCNIHDRVHGVCVRKAINGNTLCIINGNHAPKASHWLSCQTSHWPITQASYYENCSPDEIHSVLWFGKDVYHSKCRLVYPCLKLLRVLDLSLVKCSRGMPREITDLAHLRYLALSTIGSLYKLQFLKLKNLRTLLVTSWIDKYPLQLPCDILGLRELRHLHVDKRCSQYLPRLVKKNLQTLYWLKVASSDEKPNFRMVPNLKELGIYIEGQLEPSYLGSLVYLHLLEKLKFEVGRVERFYLPIGFPPNLKKLTLRYTYLPWKEMDTIGKLPHLEVLKLKDFAFCGSKWEPSKQGFRELKALLISRSNLKHWNATSANNFPVLERLVLRYCWELNQIPQKFAKIRTLKLIVLECCYSSLVTSDFCFADFFCKQVIV, encoded by the exons ATGGCTTTTGATGCTGTAACCAGTCTAATTGAAATAGTAGAGGCTGCAAAGCAAGACATTATGGAGCCCAATCTCCATTTTCTGCATGAAACGATTGAGTTGCTGTCTTACAATCTCCATTTTCTGCAAGCCTTTTTGGTGGAATGTGAGACGAAAATGAATGACGGGGACACCACGGCTCGGAGACTGTATACAATTGTCCGAGCTGATGTTGCTAGAATATATGAAATGTACCAAATATATTGGGGAGATTACTGGAGAGGGAATATTAATGCTGCAGTAGTTAAGCCTCGTGAAGATATTCATCATCGCTTGAAAAGAATAGTAAGAGATATTGAGGACGTTAAAGACCGGATCCTGGAGGAAGAAAGAAGAGCTG GATTCGACCGTGATATAGAGAAGATAGTTAACCGCCTCTGTTATTCATTCTTCATGGGATCAGTTTTCACCATTTTGAACAATAGTAACGTTGACAAGTTTCGGAAATATGTGCTGAAACTACAAGTTATGCCACTCGTTGGGAAAGGAGGCATTGGAAAAACTACATTAGCCAAAAGAGTTTATGGACATCCAATTACTATTGCTAGCTTTCACATTCGAGCATGGGTAGTTGTGTCTAAAGTTCATAACCTCAAAGAGATGCTCATTGGTCTATTACGTTGTATTTCACCAATCACTAGTGAAATCTATAACATAGATGAGGCTCAGATAGCTGAGCAATTAAGCACAAGTTTGATGGGCCAgaagtatttaattttcttagaTGACATATGGACCACTGCTGTATGGGATGCCATCCAAGGATATTTTCCAGAGAATTTTAATGGAAGTCGAATCTTA GAATTACTTTCAAGGAAAGTGTTTGGGCAAAGCCAATATGTTCCCCGTAAATATAAGCAAATTGGGGAACGCATTGTTCTTCGTTGTGGTGGATTACCCCTagtaattgttttaatttctgGAATTTTGGCGACAGCAAAAGGGTCTCTAGAAATATGGAAAGATGTTGCCCGAACTTTGGATCAAGTTTATACATTTGATcataaagaaatattttccaaaatagTTTCATTAAGCTACAAGTACTTACCTAATCATTTGAAGGCTTGCTTTCAGTATTTTGGTGTGTTTCCAGAAGACAGTGACATTCCTGTTAAGAAATTAATCAACTTATGGGTTGCAGAGGGATTTTTAAAGCCACATAACCATATTAGTTTGGAAGAAGTGGGAGAGAGTTACTTGCATGATCTCATTAATAGAAGTCTTGTTCAAATTAATGAGCTAAGTATTGATGGcaaagttaaatcatgtaacatTCATGATCGAGTGCATGGTGTTTGTGTGAGAAAAGCAATTAATGGGAATACATTGTGCATTATCAATGGCAACCATGCTCCTAAGGCTAGTCATTGGTTAAGCTGTCAAACAAGTCATTGGCCTATTACTCAAGCGAGTTATTATGAGAATTGCAGTCCTGATGAAATCCATTCTGTTCTCTGGTTTGGTAAGGATGTATACCATTCAAAATGCAGGTTAGTATACCCATGTTTGAAATTACTAAGAGTATTGGATTTATCATTAGTTAAATGCTCGCGAGGCATGCCTCGTGAAATAACAGACTTAGCTCATTTGAGATATTTGGCTTTAAGTACCATTGGTTCTCTTTACAAGCTTCAATTTTTAAAGCTTAAAAACTTGCGAACTCTCCTAGTTACTTCGTGGATCGACAAATATCCTTTGCAACTTCCATGTGATATTTTGGGTTTGCGAGAATTGAGGCATTTACATGTTGACAAGAGATGTTCACAATATCTCCCTCGCTTAGtcaaaaaaaatctacaaactCTTTATTGGTTGAAAGTTGCTAGTTCCGACGAAAAACCAAACTTCAGAATGGTTCCAAACCTAAAGGAACTTGGGATTTACATTGAAGGCCAACTGGAACCTAGCTATCTAGGGAGCCTTGTGTATCTGCATCTACTTGAGAAGTTGAAGTTTGAAGTAGGAAGAGTCGAGCGCTTTTATCTTCCAATTGGTTTTCCACCAAACCTTAAGAAGTTGACACTTCGTTATACTTATCTTCCATGGAAAGAGATGGACACGATTGGCAAGTTGCCACACCTTGAGGTGCTTAAACTAAAAGATTTCGCGTTTTGTGGCTCAAAGTGGGAACCATCGAAGCAGGGCTTTCGGGAATTAAAGGCACTTCTCATTTCACGTTCAAATCTCAAACATTGGAATGCAACTTCTGCTAATAATTTCCCAGTTTTGGAGCGCCTAGTCTTAAGATATTGTTGGGAATTGAATCAAATTCCACAGAAGTTTGCAAAAATTAGAACACTGAAGTTAATTGTGTTAGAATGTTGTTATTCTTCTCTTGTGACTTCTGACTTCTGTTTTGCAGATTTCTTCTGCAAACAAGTTATTGTTTAA